From Theileria annulata chromosome 1, complete sequence, *** SEQUENCING IN PROGRESS ***, one genomic window encodes:
- a CDS encoding uncharacterized protein (Contains one putative transmembrane domain;~1 probable transmembrane helix predicted for TA20970 by TMHMM2.0 at aa 358-380), with the protein MDTKTLAPKRSVIYLNPYVRNSINETPYFCKTNGNDSDKRNGTSLSHLKRYKPSGDSDKSSSNQPDDASEYAENGAKRGPGGSKRINREISNALKKKVNKHIGGQFEYSKRLFVSTLWAYLDIEDSAKIDDDKFNCFRLLFGPENIKHKLFNLGNKNGKPTNSPQNKKITKNGNNGNSNHDEEMEDITSDTKSSTTSSSENEMESPISNNTSEGKQLNGSDKPKSTNFDYFLDKSYPLSPEFKLLRKCNSFFERHGLVTKVRKLPLDSFVDVLALSRRTSRVPITTPSYPSYHFISRQRRHMIEQVIRSKSFLETEFNRHSDPRNSRSPFSLFETHPKTLSYLQDVVNDLNDQDFTDLLYLIIYSMILNTCLGLFISVSTKPFKSNTQFGKIKRTKLVAWGLVEILETNERSLKCIWVNPMISANGTTDLLRSFLPFIIMSSFSVRPPEIDFNHKMMFYSWLSDFDLFPRQTLVLLTSPYRFALEKHYDCSERTQIHTCSTHSVYYGTYLYEHNSTDNPNSEPSFSPENDDLPEEDEYQDAMYRNYLSEYKSYISNDLKMCKCHENPNWNDLDQVLFCCTEKTFLDSIPRWLQLIKRTRSKYLENDIKRVVTHESCDIESPQEIRAAEFAGLDNKHIQDLMANLYGSKWTHRFKQKYVKIFKSEDNISKNYNQSEAEAVKCRRVTHN; encoded by the exons ATGGATACTAAAACATTGGCTCCTAAGCGGTCTGTGATTTACCTGAACCCGTATGTCAGGAATTCCATAAACGAAACCCCGTATTTTTGTAAAACTAATGGAAATGATAGTGATAAGAGAAATGGTACAAGTTTGAGCCACTTAAAAAGGTATAAACCTTCCGGAGACTCTGATAAAAGTTCATCAAACCAGCCTGATGATGCTTCCGAATATGCTGAAAATGGTGCCAAAAGAGGCCCGGGAGGCTCCAAAAGAATTAATCGGGAGATATCCAACGCCTTGAAAAAAAAGGTGAACAAACACATTGGAGGTCAGTTTGAGTACAGTAAGCGTCTGTTTGTTTCAACGCTGTGGGCTTACCTAGATATCGAAGACTCGGCGAAAATTGATGATGATAAGTTCAACTGTTTCAGACTACTCTTTGGACcagaaaatattaaacacaAACTCTTCAATCTTGGTAACAAAAATGGGAAACCAACCAATAGTCCCcaaaataagaaaattaCAAAGAACGGTAATAACGGTAATAGCAACCATGATGAAGAGATGGAGGACATCACTTCAGATACGAAAAGCAGTACCACAAGCAGTTCAGAGAACGAAATGGAATCACCGATTTCTAATAATACATCCGAAGGTAAACAATTAAATGGTTCTGATAAACCTAAAAGTACAAATTTCGATTATTTCTTGGACAAAAGTTATCCTTTGTCACCTGaatttaaactattaaGGAAGTGTAATTCGTTTTTCGAAAGGCATGGACTTGTGACTAAGGTGAGGAAGTTGCCCCTGGATTCTTTTGTTGATGTTTTGGCTTTATCGAGGCGTACTTCAAGGGTTCCAATCACGACGCCCTCGTACCCTTCATACCACTTCATTTCAAGGCAACGACGACACATGATTGAACAAGTGATCCGTTCAAAATCTTTTTTGGAGACTGAATTTAATAGACACTCAGATCCCAGAAACTCAAGATCGCCCTTTTCACTCTTTGAAACTCACCCCAAGACCTTATCATACCTACAAGATGTTGTTAATGATCTTAACGACCAAGATTTCACAG atttattatatttaatcaTATATTCTATGATACTTAATACATGTTTAGGGTTGTTTATATCAGTTAGTACGAAGCCGTTCAAGTCTAATACCCAGTTTGGTAAGATCAAGAGAACGAAGCTGGTGGCCTGGGGCTTAGTTGAGATTCTGGAAACCAATGAACGCTCACTAAAATGTATTTGGGTCAATCCAATGATTTCAGCAAATGGAACTACAGACCTCCTGAGGTCATTTCTCCCATTCATCATCATGTCGTCCTTTTCAGTTAGACCGCCAGAAATTGATTTCAACCACAAAATGATGTTCTACTCATGGTTGTCTGATTTTGACTTATTCCCAAGACAGACACTGGTTTTACTTACAAGTCCATACAGATTCGCACTTGAAAAACACTACGATTGCTCTGAACGCACACAAATCCATACCTGCTCAACACACTCAGTGTACTACGGCACATACTTATACGAGCATAATTCTACAGATAACCCAAATTCTGAACCATCGTTTTCTCCTGAGAATGACGACTTGCCCGAAGAAGATGAGTACCAGGACGCCATGTACAGGAATTACCTAAGTGAATATAAGAGTTACATTTCAAACGActtaaaaatgtgtaaatgtCATGAAAACCCTAACTGGAACGACCTGGACCAGGTGTTGTTTTGTTGCACAGAAAAGACTTTCCTTGACTCGATTCCCAGATGGCTCCAGTTAATTAAGAGAACACGCTCAAAGTACTTGGAAAATGACATCAAAAGAGTAGTCACTCATGAAAGCTGTGATATTGAGAGTCCCCAAGAGATTCGAGCTGCGGAATTCGCAGGCCTCGACAATAAACACATCCAG GATTTAATGGCGAATTTGTATGGTAGCAAGTGGACGCACCGGTTCAAGCAGAAGTACGTAAAGATATTCAAGTCAGAAGACaatatttcaaaaaattacaatCAGTCAGAGGCTGAAGCTGTTAAATGCAGAAGGGTTACCCACAACTAA
- a CDS encoding deoxyuridine 5'-triphosphate nucleotidohydrolase, putative produces the protein MRLINRITLDVCNLLENKCMFPLNPILSISRFPKIKRVGFYSPCLIKRMMHVLLKPNNDEVKALYQNHKSFYEGDCGLDLFCVEDQTVEAHDTSIINLGIRVSAFKKQEDGRPTKSVGWLMFPRSSMAKTPLRLSNSVGVIDPQFRGELRLSLDNIKDFPYTVKKGDRLVQMVSYDGEPITFEVVDELDETQRGSKGFGSTGR, from the exons ATGAGATTAATTAATCGTATCACACTAGATGtatgtaatttattagagaataaatgt ATGTTTCCCCTGAACCCTATATTGTCAA tTTCGAGGTTCCCAAAGATTAAACGAGTCGGATTCTACAGCCCTTGCCTGATTAAAAGGATGATGCACGTTCTCCTGAAGCCTAACAACGACGAAGTCAAAGCCCTTTACCAAAATCACAAGTCGTTTTACGAAGGCGACTGCGGGTTGGACCTCTTTTGCGTAGAAGATCAGACAGTGGAGGCGCATGATACgtcaataattaatttggGTATCCGAGTGTCGGCATTCAAGAAACAGGAAGACGGAAGACCCACGAAGTCAGTAGGATGGTTAATGTTTCCCAGAAGTAGCATGGCTAAAACTCCACTCAGATTATCAAATTCAG TTGGTGTTATTGACCCTCAGTTCCGGGGCGAACTAAGACTATCACTTGATAACATTAAGGATTTCCCATATACAGTAAAGAAGGGAGATAGGCTTGTTCAAATGGTTTCATATGACGGAGAACCAATAACATTTGAG GTTGTTGATGAATTGGATGAAACTCAAAGAGGAAGTAAAGGCTTCGGTTCCACTGGGAGATAA
- a CDS encoding uncharacterized protein (Contains a putative signal peptide;~Signal peptide predicted for TA20980 by SignalP 2.0 HMM (Signal peptide probability 1.000, signal anchor probability 0.000) with cleavage site probability 0.982 between residues 19 and 20) has product MRLLLLSIVLLSILKISHASDKDPQKDPQKKDVDPLHHVNVHLRLVQRLFSRDSTQLPDQPQPEPIGEPEYEEYEEESDDEELARSILEENEERSKEIQKCKIQSLDFSEQDLVMMVIEEMESKSDDEGEEGSDEGHHEPDQQEKEGKKEETKKRKKVDDTDDEEQKETEKKKKPKHQDKPEGVPQRPTPKPRTKPDTKPKPSPIPKPRTKPVTIEKPSPTPKPRTKPGTMETPSPKAVPPPKPKRTKKPLAQTAPVGSEEKEDKKVEDTEPKPQEPITETKPEPEPQQPQPITEPITEPQPKEPEPEEPKEQSMPESGPEGPKETEDKDATGPEEPKQTEPEHEKPKEQDDTEPKPDTEHEHEKHDSQEDKDTKERQEQEDSDKKDDSVPEPEPEEPKDIDHVDVDEPEQEEQEDSDKKEDETEDKHEPPKEQEDMEAGDTEQEPQPQPEGQEETEPEVSKDTEPKSEPIQDPIPDTKHEDEQEQEDSDKEKPDAVPEEPKDTDHKQESEEDKDTKEPEEPTQPTEPEPEPQPQQEVQPEEPTKPQPQETKDPDDKQEEEKKPDPGEEDRTDLDKDGQMKTPEKMKPEDIGGPEFPEPVDQSTPNTVKPPIFDKDRIKTPRLVFLTDDDDGEGSEPTKRRKPFLIYDRPGKTPRRPKKKKIKQLFEHDDDGDGDDEDEDEDEESDEAEAEIHTSGTKDRKDDGGDKDDGSGGSGGAGPTPSTDENNQAGGSGSGEAKHDDNGDSNTGGSKQSDTGNGDDSKDKDEKQQGEDEKEKEKEKKEVEQKLPVTETPSTPAISNPVTKTPKTPKKRRRPSKIPIKQTKVKPASRPSTTPGKGPFKKPIVTPGGPSIVKPVSRPSTSRPSSTTPPTTTSGRQPPKSDDRRSSQPPRPPFVVPWATKEILTKGATKTPQQEQGTQFSTEDRTREQGKRAGGETRPDTSKGAVGEGRSRRSQRLSARGTQNTSSSATRETRGARSESTSRNRRNSK; this is encoded by the exons atgagACTATTGTTACTGTCGATTGTTCTATTATCTATCCTAAAAATATCGCATGCTTCCGATAAAGATCCACAGAAGGATCCACAAAAAAAGGATGTTGATCCTTTACACCATGTAAATGTTCATTTAAGACTTGTGCAAAGGTTATTTTCAAGGGACTCTACTCAATTACCTGATCAACCTCAGCCTGAGCCTATTGGTGAACCTGAATATGAGGAATATGAGGAGGAATCGGACGATGAAGAACTTGCAAGAAGTATACTCGAAGAAAATGAGGAACGGAGCAAGGAAATACAAAAATGCAAGATCCAAAGTCTTGACTTTTCAGAACAAGATCTTGTAATGATGGTTATAGAAGAAATGGAATCTAAATCAGATGATGAAGGGGAAGAAGGAAGTGATGAAGGTCATCATGAGCCAGATCAACAGGAGAAAGAGGGAAAAAAGGAAGAAACAAAGAAACGAAAGAAAGTAGACGATACTGATGATGAAGAACAAAAGGAAACCGAAAAAAAGAAGAAACCTAAACATCAAGATAAACCTGAGGGGGTACCCCAAAGACCTACACCGAAACCTAGAACTAAACCAGATACCAAGCCGAAACCATCACCAATACCTAAGCCTAGAACTAAACCAGTTACGATTGAAAAACCATCACCTACACCCAAACCTAGAACTAAACCAGGTACGATGGAAACCCCGTCACCTAAGGCTGTGCCACCTCCAAAACCTAAACGCACGAAAAAACCATTAGCTCAAACTGCACCTGTGGGATCTGAGGAAAAAGAAGATAAGAAGGTTGAGGATACTGAACCAAAACCTCAGGAACCTATAACTGAAACAAAACCTGAACCAGAGCCACAACAACCGCAACCGATAACTGAACCAATAACTGAACCACAACCAAAGGAACCTGAACCTGAAGAACCTAAAGAACAATCAATGCCAGAATCTGGACCTGAAGGACCTAAGGAGACAGAAGATAAAGATGCAACGGGACCAGAAGAGCCTAAGCAGACAGAGCCTGAACATGAAAAACCAAAGGAACAAGATGATACTGAACCAAAACCTGATACAGAGCATGAACATGAAAAACATGACTCACAAGAAGATAAAGATACCAAGGAACGTCAGGAACAAGAGGATTCTGATAAGAAAGATGATTCTGTTCCAGAACCAGAACCAGAAGAACCCAAGGATATTGACCATGTAGATGTGGATGAACCAGAACAAGAGGAACAAGAGGATTCTGATAAGAAAGAAGATGAAACTGAGGATAAACATGAACCTCCAAAGGAACAAGAAGATATGGAGGCTGGGGATACTGAACAAGAACCACAACCACAACCAGAAGGACAGGAGGAAACTGAACCTGAAGTATCAAAGGATACTGAACCAAAATCAGAACCTATACAAGATCCTATACCTGACACAAAACATGAAGATGAACAGGAACAAGAGGATTCTGATAAAGAAAAACCTGATGCTGTCCCAGAAGAGCCTAAGGATACTGACCATAAACAAGAATCAGAAGAAGACAAAGATACCAAGGAACCAGAAGAGCCTACTCAACCTACTGAACCTGAACCTGAACCTCAACCTCAACAAGAGGTACAACCTGAGGAACCGACGAAACCTCAGCCCCAGGAGACTAAGGATCCTGATGATAAGCAGGAAGAAGAAAAGAAGCCTGATCCTGGGGAAGAAGATCGAACTGATTTGGATAAAGATGGACAAATGAAAACACCTGAGAAAATGAAACCAGAGGATATTGGGGGACCTGAATTTCCAGAGCCAGTAGATC AATCCACGCCAAATACTGTTAAACCCCCTATATTCGATAAAGATCGCATAAAAACACCTAGATTAGTCTTTTTGACTGATGATGATGACGGCGAAGGATCTGAACCTACTAAAAGAAGAAAGCCATTCTTAATCTATGATAGGCCTGGAAAAACTCCAAGAAGACCTAAGAAGAAAAAGATTAAACAGCTTTTTGAGCATGATGATGATGGTGACGgtgatgatgaagatgaagatgaagatgaagaaaGTGATGAAGCTGAAGCTGAAATTCATACAAGTGGAACAAAAGATAGAAAAGATGACGGTGGAGATAAAGATGACGGAAGTGGAGGTTCAGGGGGTGCAGGCCCAACTCCTTCAACAGATGAAAACAACCAGGCTGGTGGTAGTGGAAGTGGAGAGGCAAAACATGATGATAATGGGGATTCAAATACAGGAGGGTCCAAACAATCAGACACGGGAAATGGAGATGATAGTAAAGATAAGGATGAAAAACAGCAAGGTGAGGATgaaaaagaaaaagaaaaggAGAAAAAGGAAGTTGAGCAAAAACTTCCTGTAACTGAAACACCCAGTACACCAGCAATATCAAACCCAGTAACTAAAACACCTAAAACACCAAAAAAACGAAGACGACCATCTAAGATACCTATTAAACAAACAAAAGTGAAACCAGCATCAAGACCATCAACGACGCCTGGTAAAGGACCATTTAAAAAGCCAATAGTAACACCTGGTGGACCATCAATAGTGAAACCAGTATCAAGACCATCAACTTCAAGGCCATCATCTACCACACCACCAACTACAACATCCGGAAGACAACCTCCTAAAAGTGATGATCGAAGATCATCTCAACCACCAAGACCCCCGTTTGTTGTACCATGGGCAACTAAAGAAATACTCACTAAGGGTGCAACAAAAACGCCACAACAAGAACAAGGGACACAATTCTCTACAGAGGATAGAACAAGAGAACAAGGAAAAAGGGCAGGAGGTGAAACAAGGCCTGATACATCAAAAGGAGCAGTAGGTGAAGGAAGATCTAGAAGATCACAAAGGTTATCAGCTAGAGGAACACAAAATACTTCATCTTCGGCAACAAGAGAAACTAGAGGAGCTAGATCCGAGAGCACATCGCGAAATAGAAGGAATAGCAAATAA
- a CDS encoding uncharacterized protein (Apicoplast targetting peptide predicted by the PlasmoAP tool;~Signal peptide predicted for TA20985 by SignalP 2.0 HMM (Signal peptide probability 0.998, signal anchor probability 0.000) with cleavage site probability 0.834 between residues 19 and 20), whose translation MNLILLVVAALEASRVVLCTPGGDLKKIEPKRNNPSKMYHTLDITSQISRSLFVFDKKEINGVMYNDLTVKPGVSIDEIYDGDSEIWRAKPNRQLMKLMIIQERKSNTYIVLTKDKYDRLAETYILVTRVLLSFDPFMDLDYPLPEHSPDSYQERAKNLRTTETQTEPQVKRPIKDPKAPFQNKEYMSDLLPNFVTKAKFREMEEDEKIKENSAGKDSGPK comes from the coding sequence ATGAATCTTATATTGCTTGTAGTTGCCGCTTTAGAGGCATCGAGGGTTGTACTTTGTACACCTGGTGGCGATCTCAAAAAAATTGAGCCTAAGAGGAATAATCCTTCAAAGATGTATCATACTTTGGATATAACTAGTCAGATTAGCAGAAGCTTGTTCGTTTTTGATAAAAAGGAGATTAACGGCGTCATGTACAATGACCTCACTGTAAAACCGGGTGTTTCTATAGATGAAATTTACGATGGAGATTCAGAGATTTGGAGAGCTAAGCCCAACAGGCAACTTATGAAACTTATGATAATTCAGGAAAGGAAAAGTAACACTTACATTGTCTTAACGAAGGATAAATATGATAGATTGGCCGAAACTTACATTTTGGTGACCAGGGTTCTCTTATCATTTGACCCTTTTATGGATCTAGACTATCCACTACCAGAACACTCTCCAGATTCTTATCAAGAAAGAGCTAAAAACCTGAGAACAACTGAAACTCAGACCGAACCTCAAGTTAAAAGACCTATAAAAGATCCAAAAGCTCCATTTCAGAACAAAGAATATATGAGTGATCTATTACCAAATTTTGTAACAAAGGCAAAATTCAGAGAAATGGAGGAAGATGAAAAGATTAAAGAGAATTCAGCTGGGAAGGATTCTGGTCCAAAATAG
- a CDS encoding uncharacterized protein (Signal peptide predicted for TA20990 by SignalP 2.0 HMM (Signal peptide probability 0.995, signal anchor probability 0.000) with cleavage site probability 0.837 between residues 21 and 22): MQFIIPLYLLISLWALRVCESADRFSEFFKKYRATKQIDSSDEEVEQGASKDRRKYKGNRDKKTEQGEKCEKEDKGDKAGAGDSEKPDKVVVVGGPGLVKPIYLSEPIGKVNEPEIIKVTLLDSEDEEEERKRQEEEKRKNSYLIYTNEELQATQLGIGVNFHDLEPKYECFQS, translated from the coding sequence ATGCAGTTTATTATTCCCCTTTATCTATTAATTTCACTATGGGCTCTAAGAGTTTGTGAATCCGCAGATAGGTTTAGTGAATTTTTCAAGAAATATAGAGCTACTAAACAAATCGATAGTAGTGATGAAGAAGTAGAACAGGGGGCGTCAAAAGATCGTAGGAAATATAAGGGTAATCGTGACAAAAAGACAGAGCAAGGGGAGAAATGTGAAAAAGAAGATAAAGGGGATAAAGCTGGAGCTGGTGACAGTGAAAAACCTGATAAAGTAGTAGTAGTTGGTGGACCTGGTCTTGTCAAACCAATTTATCTAAGTGAACCTATTGGTAAAGTTAATGAGCCTGAGATAATTAAAGTGACTCTTTTAGACTCTGAAGATGAAGAGGAAGAGAGGAAAAGGCAAGAAGAGGAAAAGAGGAAGAATTCTTATCTGATATATACTAACGAAGAGTTACAAGCTACGCAATTAGGAATTGGAGTAAATTTTCATGACCTGGAACCAAAATATGAATGTTTTCAGTCATGA